Part of the Arachis hypogaea cultivar Tifrunner chromosome 6, arahy.Tifrunner.gnm2.J5K5, whole genome shotgun sequence genome, CAAGCATAATATCACTAAAAATCCCACTAAATCAAGTACAAATATCACTAAAAATATTGCAGACTAGGATTTTGTTGACAATATATACATTAAttactgtaaaaaaaattataaccaagCACAAACTCTAGCCTCCAAAGAAGACATTGTTCAGTTGCTTTTTGCAGGAGAGGGCTTGGTGAAGAAGACTGGATTGCTGGTCGGCGACGGACTGCTGCTCGGCGACGGACTGGTTGGAGTGCTGCTCGACCCTAGTCTTAATTCTCCATCGTCACCCCTAAGGAATAACACAGCATCTCCAGACACAAGCTTCTTCTTGTTCACAAATGCACTCCATCCAGTTGTGAGCAAATGTCTCCGTGGCTGCCCTGCTCATAAAAAGACAAGAAATGATTACTCCGCGCATGCAGACACATAAGAATGGTAATGAATGAGATACCTCTGTATATATGTCTAAACCTCCATTCAAGGCCATGCAAATCCTTCGCCACAAGCTCTTGTGAAGGCCTCTGTTGACTGTAATCCTAAAGTGAGCAATAAAACATAATTTCAAATTGTTATAAAGATAATGAACGAACAAAAGTCTTAGATCTGCTAACTTCACCACATCAACAGAACATTTAGAGGATCAGACTTGACTGCAGCATATAAAAGTAGGATACATTATTTGAACAGTTCTCTTTGACAAGGAGAAAGGAGTGCCTCAAAGTTCATAATTTACCAGAGGAGGAAAGCAATCTTCAGCTGCTCGACGAGGCACAGAAAATCCACCATGAGTGCTAGTGTCAGAAGCAGTAAGAGTCTTGCAAAACATATGGGGTGTTGTTGACTTCACCACAGCTTCAGTATCATCTTCACCATCAGCATCAACTACCCCATGCCGCAAGTTTTTCTCCACTTGCTACAATTATAGTAACCAAGTTCAAGcatcctttttttgttttttgaataaaagaaatcaaCTAATAGAGATGCTTCAGTTAATAGTAAACACAtatctttcctttccctttcacTCTTCTAACAAGAAACTTTGTACTTCTCTTTTACCAGTTAGAAAGTAAAGTTGAAGAGCTAGGTAACATAGACAAATACACAGGTACCATTGTGTACTTTTTGTGTTATTTGGTTCCCAGAAACATGACACGCAGCTAAATTAAGCAAAGCTTAGTCAATCTTACTTTTAATTGACCCCTAAGGTCTAGGCACTGAGTAGTACTAAAATGTTGAGAGAATTTGAAGTATGTTTCTCAATGTCTTCTTCAAAtctaaactaaaacaaattaagATCATAAATATCCTAAATTCATAATTCAGAATTCATAGTCGTGTATAAATCTCACCTCACTTTCAGGAACCAACAAGACCTGGCAATAGACTTCATCACTGCCTTCCTCTGCCTGCTCAGAAAAAGAACAAACATTTCATGAAATTTTCAACAGAAGCCAAACTAAAACTTCGAAAGAGAAAGAATCACACAAGTGCTTATTAAATCCATGAAAATAAAAGGTTGAACTCCTCCACTTTTCACTGAGGAAAACTAGCAAACAGTTTGTGTGCATATTctataaaaacaacaaaaatgcacAAGATAACAAGTTTATGCTATATCTAAGATTCTGGGAACAGAAAACAGAGTCAAGGAATAATTATCCTCCCCGATTTGAACAAGGAATAATTAAACTGTAGAGTACGAGACATGATTAGGGTCTAAACCCATTGTGTACATCTCCCTCAGTAGCACTGCCGCTTCATTTAATTTGCCATGCCTGCAAAGTCCACAGATAATTGAATTACAAGTAACCACATCAGGTATGATCCCGTTCATAATCATTCGCTCATACAGAGAAAGGGATTCTTCAATTCCACTATGCTTAGCATACCCATCAATTACTGTTGTGTACGCGGAAGGTGTTGGCTGCAAGTCTCTTATCTCAGCCTTAGTTTTAACAAAACGGTTTTTCAATTGaccaaattcttcatcattctGAAACCCCAAAATCTCACTGAGAAGAGACTCGGCCCTCACAATGTCGCCCATCTTACAAAAAGCTTTGAGCAAAGTATTGTAGGTAACAATATCAGGCCTGATGCCACCCCTCCAGCCGTTCTCCATCAAAACCAAGGCATGATTCATCAGTCCTGCTTCACAATACCCATCAATCAATGTGTTGAGGCCTATAACATCTTCTGGAATACCCCCATCAACTAAATTGTACATCACCCACTCTGCATATTGAACCAATCCAATTCTGCAATACCCCTTAACCAGGATCTTGCAGGTAATTGAATCAACACATATCCCTCTTTTCAGCATCTCAGACAACAAACCAAACCCCTGATCTTCCAATCCTTGCACACATAAACCCCAAACCACAGTATTATACGTAACAGTATCAACATCATTGCTCCTAAGATACTCTAAAGCCAAATCCAATTCTCCaactttgcataaagaatgaaCCAATATGTTGACACTAAAAACATCAGGCACAACACCACGGAAGaccaaaaaataaaacagaaccTTTACTTGAGAAACAAAACCAGAAGCATTGAATTCATACAAGAGCCTATTCCACAAAGGCAAAACAGGAACAAGACCAAGTCCACACATGGAAGAGAAAGCACAAGAGGCTTTGCAAAACCTGCCACAGACCACGTAGAGGCAAATAAGGGTGCAGAAGAAGGAAGCGTAGAGATGGGTCTTGGTGGGTGGGATCAAAATTGAATCTTTATGGGAAAAGGAGGAGAATATTCTGATGGGAGGGGAAGTTCGGGGAAAAGTGGGAGCTAAACAGTGTGAGGTTGCGGCCACGGAAGAGACACGGAGTGCTTCAGATTCTTGCATAGCACGGGCTTGTTCACCTTCAGGTTGCGCTTTAGCGCCGGCATCACGGTGAGAGGAGCGGCGGTGAGAGAAGGTTGAGTCAGCAGCCACGCGACTCCACGGTGAGACAGCGGCGCACGGTGGAGCAGAGAACAGGGTTCCACTCTCCTTTCACGGGTTCTCCACTATATATTTTGGgtaatttgaagttttgaactgattttgggtgaaattgggtTAGGGTTAGCTGCGGGGCTTCATCGAATCAACGCTATCCAAATTGAATATGCGTCACATTGGAGAGATCGGACGCCAATCACAATTATCTTGGCAAATTGCTGCACAATAGAAAAACCGCAAGCAATTTCTGGCCGCTATCCTCCGTGTTTCCTGTAGTGATGGTGTCTACGGAATTCTTCATAATACTCACTATCAGTAACAAGGATACAGCAAAGAACAATATTATCTACCCAGATACGAAGATTTGGAGAAACTTTGGTCCGCATATTCTTAATAACATGGCGAGATATAAAGGCTACACctacaaatacaaaaaataaagaagactGTTACTAAATAAATCGGACATCATCCCAAAGAGGCCGGGTAAAACATcaaaaccaaaaagaaagctaCTCTTTTAAAATTCTTCTTCTGCACAAAAATCAAATGTTGCCACTTCCCACTCAGCAGTACATCAAAGCAATACCATTAGGGACAATACAGATGTACAATCAACAGACCCAGCTAGAAaagtaaaagttttaccaaactaagccttagTCTAGGTCAGCTTCTGTCAGACCTGCTGACCAGTGATGGTCTTAATGCAGACTTTGGAGGATCACACTTCCTGGAGGAGATTAACATCATCATGCAGGAGGATGAGGCACCATGTCAGAGATCACATGTCATCGGTCCCAGTCACACCTAGATGTGGACCTGAATGAACCTCCGTCAAGCCCGATGCAGGAGCATTTTGCTTTGGGTAGTATTCCTCCATTCGCCTACACAGCTGCCCCACAAGCTGTTGTAGAACCATCTAGGCCACCCCCACATTCTGAGGCAGGACCATCTAGGCCACCCCCACAGGCTGCACAAGAGGATGATGCAGACAAAGACGGAGAAAAGGATGAGGTGCTGCTTGTCCAGAGACGCCACAGGATCTGGCGCCCTCGACGCTACTTCACAGGGTCGCCTCTTATTTGTATTTACAGATTCACTTCTATCTAATGCTTTTGCAGATGAGGGTTACGCGGAAAAGTTGCTGTCCTACTTGTTTTTtgtttatatctattatttactatatttttatctttgaattttgaattagTAAGACACTTGTCAACCATTCAAATAAAACACTTGTCTACTACAGAATGTATCACTTGTTGATCAATTAGCCTATAAACTTGTCAAGCATTGAACCTACTACTACTctcctattatatattaatagataataGATGCTGTGAATGTTCAAATCCAAAATCTTCACCTATCGATCAAAGCGTCCTGAACAAGTATTCTAGAACCTATAACTATTAATAGAACCCACTAATAAAGAAAGACAAGaactattatatataaaaaaggaaGAGTCACGGGATGTTTATGATTCTAAGAGCCTACTAACACATCAAGCAATCAATTAAACAAGTTTAAAAGTTTAACTCATAAGTTATTGTTAGCGGTCATTAACGATAAAATTCCAATAAGTTCAAGGAAACACATTCCAAATGGctaccacaacaacaacaactaagcTACATTCTTCCCTTCAATGTCTTCGTCTCCAACAGCAAACCTGTTCAAagggttaaaagtaaacaaggaAAGTTCAATGGATAGGTTCAGGAAGTTTGAGACAGTATAATATAAGCAAAGAAGATAGAGAAAGGCGCATGCTCACATGTGGAGTTGGGAATAGGGACCAAGTTTTAAATCACCCTTGGATTCAACCTCGGCAGAAAAAATACCTTCAATTTGGAGCTTTACTCTCGCATAAGGAACAAAGTCAGGAAGATCATAGTCTAGACATGGTTCCATGAAGATACAGACCAGACTTTCTTTCCGGGTGCAATGACAACAGAAAACATGCAACACCAGCAGAGTATCATCAAGACCACCTATATGCAGATCTGCCAAGACGATCTTCTTAGACAAGTCGTACACGTACCAAGTAGCGGCGAAATCAATAATGAGTAGATAATCAGTGGATCCCAAGCGAAGGAGTTTCCTAGGAACGTACACATCATCACGAATTGGCGGAAACCGGCACTCAATGGGTTTCCAGATGTTTGCTTCAACATCATATGACATGAGTGATTGTTGCCTATCAtcaaaaaaatacaagaaaaggAGGGTCTTGTGATTCTTAGTGCTGTTGTCCTTCCACAGAAAATAACATTGAAGATCCATATATCCTTGAAAAAAGTCCTTATAAGTCACTTCCCTTCTATCCCAGTAATCTGATTTTGGGTCGTAGATCTCAACCCAATCAGCCCCAAAGATTAACAACTTGCCATGGTATGGGACTACTAAAGTTCCGTTCTTGAATGTGTTACCACGTATACTCGAAATCCAAGTAGAGCCATCATTCTCGAGGCACCACAAATTTTTGGGGTAATAAACGTCCGAGCCTACCTGATATTTTTTTGGAAGAATCCAATGCACCATACCACCTGCGAAGTACAAGACACCACCAACGGAACAGAATCCTAGAAACATTGGTAACCTTTCATCAACTCTTATACTTTTGGCAAGAGGCCATTGAGGAGCAACAGGATCTGCTTCTTCAAGATCAACAGAGCCATTCTTCATCAAGTTCGCCTCAGTGACAGTTAACATCCTGCGTGTGTAGGTCGTATATACCTCTTCCTCAAAATTTTCCACAAAAACATAGAATCGCTGCGGCATGAGTAGCTTTGGATCGGAACAAGAAACATCCTGAAATTTGGGAAACAACTATATTATCCAAGATAATATTAAATCAAGAATTAGTTTAGAACAATTAACTGATTCAATTGGCAGGTGTGTTGATAAGAGGATGCAGAAACCGACCTCAGGTTCAGATTCCTCACACTTGCCATCAGACACTGTATCTTCCAAAACTGCACCTTTCAAAATCCCAACAGCCCTTTGCCACCAgttgtcaaaatcaaaatcattgtTGAATTGAGTAGCGTGACCCAAATCCCTAATGTGATTGGCGGCTTTAGCCATCAAATTCTTGCCATCTTCGGAAAACCTACCGACCACACCAAACGCACTGAAAGTGCAAGCCTTCACAGCAAACACTTCACCCTCAAAGCTCCTTACTCTCTCCTTGAGCCACTCGGCGAACTCCTCTGCTGCGATACGTAGGATGATGTCTTTCGTGATGATAGGCCCTCGTAGCGGATATCGGTTCCAATGTTCCGCAGTTGAAGCAACGATAAGGACGAGGTTCTCCTTGGCTAGGTCTTCGGGTTCGTAATCAACCGTATCTACGAGATCTAAAATAATACCGTTTGAGGCTAACATATCGCGTAGTTGCTGCGCCAGGGCTTTTGACGTTCTGATTCGGGAAACGAATAGGATCTTACCACATGGACATTCGCGTTCGGATGGTGGACAGAGCGTTGTAAGGTCCCCGATGTGGGGGCTTTGAAGGAGGCTCTTGCGGCGACCCTTGTACAACATGATTAGGGCAGCAGCTGAGGCGGCAGCCGCGGTGAATAAGAGAGAGGATACCGTCATATCCACCGGTAACGAAGAAAACGGTAAGTTTTATTATTGGCTTTTCTTTTCCgtgttagggttttttttttttttttccagttgaAGAAACTAGGAAAGTGTATCGATGGCAAAACGGGGAATGAGGCAAACAGAATAAAAAGGAGACGGGCAAATGTGCAATACGCTATATTTTAAAGGTGATGGGGTTTTTGGTCATTTTGGTGATAGGCATTTTTTTAAACCAGCAAGATCTGTAGGCTGATAAAATTAACCAggaaaaattgaaattgattgtATACTCATAAAAAAAGATGGCCTTTTGCAAAACGGTCCtattatacatttaaattttgtTGGTAATTAAGTCTAATTAAGTTAGTCCAaacctaataaaaattatttttattaacgtGTATATATCCGTGTTTTACTAACCCAAACTAATCAGATATACAATGTGCTTACATAACTTCACGGATAGAATGAAACAAGCACACAACACATTGATTGAATGAAATATAGCTGATTAGCTGATTTTAACTTTGGCGTGGacgaagaaaaaaataaactaagtaCAGCTCCTACCATAAATAAGAAGCGGTCTTCAGGTAGTTGAAAACAAATGGAATCAGAGACTCAGTTACTAGTTTATTATGCACGCAGAAGATAACTACAATGCCTGCACTCTATTTTAATAATAACTGCtaatataataaaacaaaaagttATGCGACTATATATTTTAGGAAAATTATCTCATGTACCAGTCGAAAAGAGAGGAACATGGTATGATAGGTACGAACAAGTTGCCAAACTTATTGTTATCGTGTAGTGAAGTACTAAATGTTAAAAAAATCCTTGAATTTGATAATGAATTGACGACTTGACGTAAATGACCAATTTGAGAACAAGAATCGATGGCTAGTTGGTTTCTGAAGTACATAAAAACAAAAtcaacttttaaatattttatttatcaaaaatatcttttattataattaataactataattttatatctttaattttattttttttctccaaaTCCTTAATTTTTctctaaatcttaattttttctCTAAATTCTAAACCTCATATCCTACTCATCTAATCCCCTTCACAtttatatttgtatattccttTAATGTTTTTCTACACCTATTCTCATTTTAATTTAAGACAAAACACATTTTAAGATTATTCTTTACTAATTTTACACCTTCTGATCTATAGATATATCATTTTCATTCTATTCAATCCAAATTAAACACTGATATTCAAAAGAATAGAGTTCATATTGTTATTGGTATTTTGTTAGTATTGCTCTCTAATTCTTATTATTCCGTTAGAAGAACTCCTCAAATTGTCATATTTTATtgtatttgattattaattttagttacacatttaattaatcatataagatgtatatacaaattaatttaagttTGACTTACAGGAATTAACGTGAAGCTTTAAGAGTATTGATTAATTCAAAGtaattttaaagttttattttttaattatttatttgtgattaattataaatttattttctaattttttgttttctatttttacaaAGTTatattgtttttataattttaaatttttttaatttttttgtttgattagtatttattagtattttaataaGTTTGATTTCTATGACACTGATTTTATTGATTAGTTAGTTCTtacttttttgttttgtattattaaaaatactaataaaaaattacatataaatataattttgatattgtcttattttataattacacaaaatagcatgcttccaaaactaatttctaaactAACTAATGAAAAAATTCAACTGACAAATAACTGAAAAAGCTAGATTAAATTATTATACTACCaaagtttttcttattttatgtgAGGAGAAAATTATTGCTAAAAATATGTCTCCTACACACTTTAATagagaaaatttaaaaaacatagtAACTAAGTTCAAGAATATCACATGTCGTTCAAGAATATTATTGTTACATGAAaactaattgaataattattaattattagaataaaaCTCTACATTCAAGCAAATTTTCTAACCAAATCAAACTGAGTTATTATAACCGCTTTTTAAATCATGCGTCTTCTCTTTCTCCGTTTCCTTctccttttccttctctttttccttttccattttctcctcctcctcctccttctcctcctcctcctcctcctcctcctcctctttctttcgttatcgtcattatcaataacaccaacattttgctaacatctttattgGTTCTGATT contains:
- the LOC112756225 gene encoding auxin response factor 3-like isoform X2, whose protein sequence is MFCKTLTASDTSTHGGFSVPRRAAEDCFPPLDYSQQRPSQELVAKDLHGLEWRFRHIYRGQPRRHLLTTGWSAFVNKKKLVSGDAVLFLRGDDGELRLGSSSTPTSPSPSSSPSPTSNPVFFTKPSPAKSN
- the LOC112756225 gene encoding uncharacterized protein isoform X1; the encoded protein is MQESEALRVSSVAATSHCLAPTFPRTSPPIRIFSSFSHKDSILIPPTKTHLYASFFCTLICLYVVCGRFCKASCAFSSMCGLGLVPVLPLWNRLLYEFNASGFVSQVKVLFYFLVFRGVVPDVFSVNILVHSLCKVGELDLALEYLRSNDVDTVTYNTVVWGLCVQGLEDQGFGLLSEMLKRGICVDSITCKILVKGYCRIGLVQYAEWVMYNLVDGGIPEDVIGLNTLIDGYCEAGLMNHALVLMENGWRGGIRPDIVTYNTLLKAFCKMGDIVRAESLLSEILGFQNDEEFGQLKNRFVKTKAEIRDLQPTPSAYTTVIDGYAKHSGIEESLSLYERMIMNGIIPDVVTCNSIICGLCRHGKLNEAAVLLREMYTMGLDPNHVSYSTV
- the LOC140172889 gene encoding uncharacterized protein — encoded protein: MTVSSLLFTAAAASAAALIMLYKGRRKSLLQSPHIGDLTTLCPPSERECPCGKILFVSRIRTSKALAQQLRDMLASNGIILDLVDTVDYEPEDLAKENLVLIVASTAEHWNRYPLRGPIITKDIILRIAAEEFAEWLKERVRSFEGEVFAVKACTFSAFGVVGRFSEDGKNLMAKAANHIRDLGHATQFNNDFDFDNWWQRAVGILKGAVLEDTVSDGKCEESEPEDVSCSDPKLLMPQRFYVFVENFEEEVYTTYTRRMLTVTEANLMKNGSVDLEEADPVAPQWPLAKSIRVDERLPMFLGFCSVGGVLYFAGGMVHWILPKKYQVGSDVYYPKNLWCLENDGSTWISSIRGNTFKNGTLVVPYHGKLLIFGADWVEIYDPKSDYWDRREVTYKDFFQGYMDLQCYFLWKDNSTKNHKTLLFLYFFDDRQQSLMSYDVEANIWKPIECRFPPIRDDVYVPRKLLRLGSTDYLLIIDFAATWYVYDLSKKIVLADLHIGGLDDTLLVLHVFCCHCTRKESLVCIFMEPCLDYDLPDFVPYARVKLQIEGIFSAEVESKGDLKLGPYSQLHMFAVGDEDIEGKNVA